ATCTTTTCCAAGAAAATGAAGGAGCTGAGAATAGCAACAATAACCATACTTAGCGGGTTAAATGCGCTAACAAACACAGGTCCTCTCTCTTTTGATGCCCATCCGGTGATATAGTATGATAACCCTGAGACAAGTCCCTGTGTGATATAGTAAACAAAACTTCTCTCAGTAAACACACACACGCAAAGGGTTTTACAAGAAATTTTAGGAACAGATAGCACTTGTAGTACCCCGTATATAGAAGCTAATAGCCTCATGTCCGGGTGGATTTTCCAGGCAGACATGTTGTTCCTTTCCAATATCAATGCCATAACAGTAGCCTCCAGCATCCCCATACAGCACATTAGTGCTGTTAGCGAGAGTTCGGCTTGATATGAATTCAGAATGTTTGCCTGCAAAAAAAAAAACAGAAGTTTCTCTGTTACCTTACCTTACTACCTCTCCATGACTTGACTGATTTATTTGAGAATACGGTCATGTGAATTTGGCTATAGAAAGTTTTGAGAACAGGGAATGGATTCTACCTGTAAAATGATGTAACATGACCAGGTGAAGCAGCTTGCTACAAGCATGATTGATCCTTTTCCTGTATCTTCCTGCTTTGGAGTATTCATAACATGTGACTGCCCATTATAGCTCCTTGACTTGCTTGTCCAAGGCAACTCAATGACATTCCCTTTCACGAACGTCATGAGCATTGCTCCTCCAATAGCCACCATGGTTCCCGCCAGCTTTGCCTGGCTGTGACGCCTTTTGATATTCACTTTCTCCAGCCTTTCAATAGAAACCCAGTAAAAAAAAAAGTTCAGTAATACAGTAGTATTTGCATTTGCAAAGATAGAGAGAGTTACTTGAAAATGCAGGCCATTATAAATGTTATTGCAGGAAGTGCATTGCACAAAGCTGATGTGAATGTTGCAGTAGTAAGTTTCATCCCTGAGTAGTACAGGTTTTGCTCCACCACAGGCCTGCATATTTTTCATTTAAACATAGTTACACATAGGAGTCGGTGTCTACCATTGTGGTGAAATAGACATGATGTAACAGAGTCTTACTCAAATAAACTCAGGATGGATATTTGAAATAAGATTTTGAAAGTTAGCCTTGGTCTTGAGTTCCTGCACAAGACACAAGAGTTTATTTAGCTTCATAGTGTATGTTTTTTTTGTTTTACAGGCCTTGAACCAGAAGAAGAAGTAGAAGATGAAAAAACCTTTCAAGGACAAGGGCGAAAGGAGTAATGAGAGCAGAAGCAACTGCCATTCGGTAAGCAACCAAGACGTGAGGGCTCATACCTTGGTTCAAAGCTAGTTTCGCTACTATAGACATCAGTGCATACAAAAACTGAATGAAAACAATGGCTATGAATGGCCTTGCTTTCTGAAACTTCATTTTTTTTGTTTGCAGCTTCTCTGCATAAAAAAGCTTTTCTAATGGGTTTAGAAAAGAGCTGTGTGTTTAGTTTGTTATAAGGACAATATGAAAGTTATATCTATGCGTGTATGTATATATGAATTTTGTTTGAAGCCTCATAACGTCTTCATGTGTTTCATTAGCATTTGTTTTTTAAGTGCAAGGAGCCAAGGAATCAACATATCTGCCTAAATAAACAGGAAGGCCAACGAGAACTAAACTCGTGTTTTAAGAAGTAAACATTTCTTAATTGGCTGGGTGCTAACTCTCATACATTCACTTTAATTATTGTCACTTTAATTAACTCGGCAGTTTCAAGTACTAACTCGCTTCACCTATTAGTCCATCTGTTTAGTTATAAGTGTCGTTTTAGATTTCGGCACACGAATTAAGAAAACAATTAATTTTGTACATTTCCTATAAAAAAACACTATTACCTATACACCTAACCATATTTCAACCAATAGAAAAATAAATTTTGCATTGAAAATTGAAAGCGACACTTATTTTGTAACGAAAAAAATTCTCTAAAACGACTCTTAATATGAAACGGAAGGAGTATTATATTTTTGTTGCTACAAATTTTATTGATCGTCTAAACCGATCTATATAAGGAATGCCACTATATAAGTCTCCTACCACTTTATCAACAACTTCCGATGGATTTTTATCGATTTATAAAATAACATAACAACCTTGATAAGAAGCAGGGACCTAACGTAGAGCCATGTAAAAGCATTAGCCTAGTAGTACCAATGAGATCAGATCATGTTACGTCACAAAGCTAAAAAGCGAGACCACTTGATAATACGGTATGGAAAAAAAAAATATGTTATGCAAAAGACACAACTATTTACGGGCAAAAGTATGGCGACATTACATGGTTTCTAATCATCAACATCAACTCGACTCATAGATAGAACTGTTATAATTGTAACGGAAACCACTGCAACACGATGCTTTTAAAAGTTCTTGCGAGTTTTTAGAGTATTTGTGGCAAAAATTTGCATGAAAGCTATGGGAAAAGTAACAATGCAGATAAAATATCGTTTTTGAATATTGTTTAAGGAATATTGGTTATCTGATTCACACAATGCAAAGCTTTATAATATAGTATTAAATTATTCATAACTAAATTATATTAGTATGCAAATAAACTATTTTGAAATAATACAAACCTGTCAAATTAACAAACAATGAAGAATGTAGGTTTGGTATATCTCGAGACTGAAGTGGTCGGGCACCTGCAGATTATGATCCACAAAGGTGTTTGCGTAGGTCGAATATGAGATGAGAGCTTGACCACTCTGATGAAAATTTGATGTCTGATATTCTGGTCCACCAGTGATGACAAGCAAAACAAAACAAAAGTATAAATGGCAATTAAAAAGAGGGATTACTTTTTGGGTGGCCACATGAGAGATATATATAGAGGTTAGGTAGGTTTTTAAATATAAGAAAATAACTTACTTATAGAAAAATACACTTAAATAGAGATGCATCCAAATGAAATGAGGAGAGTCATGTAAGAAAACTAATGCACTTATGGAAAACAAACTTAATATGTAATGTAATTTAGGAAAATACAAAAATGGCAATAAACCAAAGTACTTTCCTTCAACATCATAATAATGATCTATATATTGTTAAAATGAAAAAGAAATTAAGGTTATGGTGTAGCTACATTTAATAAATGCACTGTATATCCAAATTATAGAAGCATAATAAATTGATTAGTATGCCCATACATAATGGTTCTCTTCTTTTTATAGTCTACTAGAGTCGTTGTCCGCGCGAATAATTTTTGTTAAGCAATGAATATACATGGTATAAAGTGCAAAGAACTGATAAACTTAAGTTGAATTGTATTTGTTAAACCATCATGTGAGCTGTTTGTCTTTGGTTTGATTTTATATTGATAATTACTTCGTAACTCGTTTTTTCATTCATAATCAGTTTTTCTATTGATTTATTTCAGAATTTAAAAGTTCTCCATTCATACTGTCGTGCAAAATCTTCGAACTTACCATAAATACTATGAGCAGCCTCT
This genomic interval from Brassica oleracea var. oleracea cultivar TO1000 chromosome C2, BOL, whole genome shotgun sequence contains the following:
- the LOC106327196 gene encoding WAT1-related protein At5g13670-like, whose amino-acid sequence is MKFQKARPFIAIVFIQFLYALMSIVAKLALNQGMSPHVLVAYRMAVASALITPFALVLERNSRPRLTFKILFQISILSLFEPVVEQNLYYSGMKLTTATFTSALCNALPAITFIMACIFKLEKVNIKRRHSQAKLAGTMVAIGGAMLMTFVKGNVIELPWTSKSRSYNGQSHVMNTPKQEDTGKGSIMLVASCFTWSCYIILQANILNSYQAELSLTALMCCMGMLEATVMALILERNNMSAWKIHPDMRLLASIYGGLVSGLSYYITGWASKERGPVFVSAFNPLSMVIVAILSSFIFLEKMYIGRVVGSVVIVIGIYLVLWGKSKEKVGNLLPKAGCAGTVLKVDEQKFPPPDNNQVVHKSDKIMIPKAPTKSQESV